The Macrococcoides canis genome has a window encoding:
- the yajC gene encoding preprotein translocase subunit YajC — translation MSPETQALLINLLPLVAIFAVAYFFMIKPQQKRAKEQQQLIRNLKRGDKVATIGGLQGTVKSVDAQFVTLIVNNKGTEMTFDKQAIKGLSNK, via the coding sequence ATGAGTCCAGAAACACAGGCATTGTTAATTAATTTATTACCATTAGTCGCTATTTTTGCCGTTGCTTACTTCTTTATGATAAAGCCACAGCAAAAGCGTGCGAAAGAACAGCAGCAGCTGATCAGAAATTTAAAGCGTGGCGATAAAGTCGCTACGATCGGCGGTTTGCAAGGTACTGTTAAATCAGTAGATGCGCAGTTCGTTACACTTATCGTCAACAATAAAGGCACTGAAATGACATTTGACAAACAGGCAATTAAAGGATTATCTAATAAATAA
- the tgt gene encoding tRNA guanosine(34) transglycosylase Tgt, with amino-acid sequence MNAVTYEHIKTCKQSGARLGIVHTPHGSFETPMFMPVGTQATVKTMSPEELKAMNAKIILSNTYHLWLRPGNDIIREAGGLHKFMNWDGPILTDSGGFQVFSLSDMRKIEEEGVHFRHHLNGSKLFLSPEKAMHIQNDLGSDIMMAFDECPPMPATYEYVKASIERTSRWAERCLEAHQRPQDQALFGIIQGGEYEDLRTQSAKDLISMDFPGYAIGGLSVGEPKPIMYRMLEHTTPLMPFNKPRYLMGVGSPDALIEGAIRGIDMFDCVLPTRIARNGTCMTSKGRVVVKNAKYERDFTPLDEKCDCYTCKNYTKAYLRHLIKADETFGIRLTTIHNLHFLLNLMEQVREAIRNDRLLDFKEEFFEEYGLNVENPKNF; translated from the coding sequence ATGAACGCAGTAACATACGAACATATAAAAACTTGTAAGCAATCGGGTGCACGCCTAGGTATTGTGCATACACCGCATGGTTCATTCGAAACACCGATGTTTATGCCTGTAGGTACGCAAGCTACAGTTAAGACGATGAGTCCGGAAGAACTAAAAGCGATGAATGCAAAAATTATTTTAAGTAATACGTATCATTTATGGTTACGTCCAGGAAATGATATTATCCGCGAGGCGGGTGGATTACATAAGTTTATGAACTGGGACGGTCCGATTCTGACTGATAGTGGTGGTTTTCAAGTATTCAGTTTAAGCGATATGCGTAAGATTGAAGAAGAAGGTGTGCATTTCAGACATCATCTGAACGGCTCTAAACTGTTCTTAAGCCCAGAAAAGGCAATGCATATTCAAAATGATCTGGGTTCGGATATTATGATGGCATTTGATGAATGTCCACCGATGCCGGCAACTTACGAATATGTTAAAGCGAGTATTGAAAGAACTTCGCGCTGGGCAGAACGATGCCTAGAAGCACATCAGCGCCCGCAAGATCAGGCGTTATTCGGTATTATTCAAGGTGGAGAATACGAAGATTTGCGTACCCAATCTGCGAAAGACCTTATTTCAATGGACTTCCCGGGTTATGCGATTGGTGGACTATCAGTAGGTGAACCGAAACCGATCATGTACCGAATGCTTGAACATACGACGCCGCTTATGCCGTTTAATAAACCTAGGTATTTAATGGGTGTCGGGTCACCGGATGCATTAATTGAAGGTGCGATTCGAGGTATCGATATGTTTGACTGTGTATTACCGACACGTATTGCAAGAAACGGGACATGTATGACCTCTAAAGGTCGTGTTGTTGTGAAGAATGCAAAGTACGAAAGAGACTTCACACCGTTAGATGAAAAATGCGACTGCTATACATGCAAAAATTATACGAAAGCATATTTACGCCATCTGATTAAAGCAGATGAAACGTTCGGAATCCGTTTAACGACGATTCATAACCTGCATTTCCTGCTTAATTTAATGGAACAAGTACGTGAAGCGATTCGAAATGACCGTTTATTAGATTTTAAGGAAGAATTTTTTGAGGAATATGGATTAAATGTAGAAAATCCGAAGAACTTTTAG
- the queA gene encoding tRNA preQ1(34) S-adenosylmethionine ribosyltransferase-isomerase QueA: protein MDVNEFDFNLPESLIAQTPLQDRTASRLLTLNKLTGEIKHTTFKSIIDYLNAGDTLVLNDTKVMPARLFGVKEDTGAKIEMLMLTEHDNGWEVLIKPAKRVTVGTRVSFGEGKIVATCVEELDQGGRIMQLHYDGILQERLDELGLMPLPPYIKETLDDQSRYQTVYARATGSAAAPTAGLHFTESLLETIKAKGVNIAYITLHVGLGTFRPVSVDDVESHKMHSEYYEMTEETAELLNDTRNRGNRIITVGTTSTRTLETIADDSGHFTAQSGWTDIFIYPGYSFKAVDAMITNFHLPKSTLVMLVSSLATKEFIMNAYHEAVNEKYRFFSFGDAMFIY, encoded by the coding sequence GTGGATGTAAATGAATTCGATTTTAACTTACCGGAGTCTCTAATTGCGCAGACACCGTTACAAGACCGTACAGCTAGTCGACTCCTTACACTGAATAAGCTTACAGGCGAAATCAAGCATACAACCTTTAAATCGATTATCGATTATCTGAATGCCGGAGATACTTTAGTGCTCAATGATACGAAAGTCATGCCGGCACGATTGTTCGGTGTAAAGGAAGATACAGGTGCAAAGATTGAAATGCTGATGCTGACTGAACATGATAATGGCTGGGAAGTACTGATTAAACCGGCGAAACGTGTTACAGTCGGGACACGCGTCTCTTTCGGTGAAGGTAAGATTGTTGCAACGTGTGTTGAGGAACTTGATCAAGGCGGCCGTATTATGCAGCTGCACTATGACGGGATACTTCAGGAGCGTTTAGATGAGCTTGGTTTGATGCCATTGCCACCATATATTAAAGAAACATTAGATGACCAAAGTCGATATCAGACAGTGTATGCCCGTGCTACAGGAAGTGCGGCAGCACCTACTGCTGGACTGCATTTTACTGAATCTTTGCTTGAGACAATTAAAGCTAAAGGAGTCAATATCGCTTATATTACACTGCATGTCGGTCTCGGTACATTTCGACCGGTCAGTGTCGATGATGTTGAAAGTCATAAGATGCATAGTGAATATTACGAGATGACTGAAGAGACAGCAGAATTATTAAATGATACACGTAATCGTGGAAACAGAATAATAACAGTAGGTACAACTTCAACACGTACATTAGAGACTATCGCAGATGATTCGGGTCATTTTACAGCACAGAGTGGCTGGACAGATATCTTTATCTATCCAGGTTATTCATTTAAAGCAGTTGATGCCATGATAACAAACTTCCATCTGCCAAAGTCAACATTAGTGATGCTTGTTTCAAGTCTTGCTACGAAAGAATTTATAATGAATGCATATCATGAAGCTGTGAATGAAAAGTATCGATTTTTCAGTTTCGGAGATGCTATGTTTATCTATTAA
- the ruvB gene encoding Holliday junction branch migration DNA helicase RuvB has product MDDRIVDNNLIDHYEVEEELSLRPERLSQYIGQHKIKENLDVFIQAAKLRNEALDHVLLYGPPGLGKTTLANIIAHELDVNIKITSGPSIERPGDLAAILSSLNAGDVLFIDEIHRISRVVEEVLYPAMEDFCLDIVVGKGEEARSIRIDLPPFTLVGATTRAGSLSAPLRDRFGVHLRLDYYEMKDLSHIVSRTADVFEVSIDAQSVQEIALRSRGTPRIANRLLKRVRDFAQVKNNGQIDIDMTTHALNLLQVDQYGLDHIDHKILRAIIERYNGGPVGLDTIAVSIGEERITLEDVYEPYLIQKGLLERTARGRVATVHAYEHLNVPYVNEKRK; this is encoded by the coding sequence TTGGACGATAGAATCGTTGATAACAATTTAATTGATCATTACGAAGTTGAAGAAGAACTCTCTCTCAGACCAGAGCGACTTTCCCAATATATTGGACAGCATAAGATCAAGGAGAATCTTGATGTCTTTATTCAAGCTGCAAAGCTCAGAAATGAAGCGCTTGATCATGTGCTGCTCTATGGACCGCCAGGATTAGGTAAGACGACGCTCGCGAATATTATTGCGCATGAACTCGACGTCAATATTAAAATTACTTCTGGTCCTTCGATTGAAAGGCCAGGAGATTTAGCAGCAATTTTATCAAGTTTAAATGCGGGTGACGTGTTATTTATTGATGAAATTCATAGAATATCACGCGTTGTTGAAGAAGTACTCTATCCAGCGATGGAAGATTTCTGCTTAGATATTGTTGTTGGAAAGGGAGAGGAAGCGCGCAGTATCAGAATTGATCTTCCTCCATTTACACTTGTTGGAGCAACGACACGAGCAGGAAGTTTATCTGCACCGCTTAGAGATCGTTTTGGTGTCCATCTGAGATTAGATTATTACGAGATGAAAGACTTATCTCATATTGTGTCAAGAACTGCAGATGTATTTGAGGTGTCAATAGATGCACAATCGGTTCAAGAAATTGCGCTAAGAAGTCGAGGAACTCCAAGAATAGCGAATCGACTGTTAAAGCGAGTAAGAGATTTTGCCCAAGTTAAAAATAATGGACAAATAGATATTGATATGACGACACATGCACTCAATTTATTACAGGTGGATCAATATGGACTTGACCATATCGATCACAAGATTTTACGAGCCATCATTGAACGCTACAATGGTGGGCCGGTAGGACTTGATACGATTGCAGTTTCAATAGGGGAAGAACGCATAACTTTAGAAGATGTTTATGAACCTTACTTGATTCAAAAAGGCTTACTGGAGAGAACAGCACGTGGACGTGTTGCAACTGTACATGCCTATGAACATCTGAATGTGCCATATGTTAATGAAAAGAGGAAATAA
- the ruvA gene encoding Holliday junction branch migration protein RuvA, which produces MYAYLKGEVTTVQPTHLVIEVSGIGYECLTPNPYRFNHQLNQMITLHTQLVVREDAQLLYGFKDEEEKAMFNALNKVTGIGPKSALAILATSAPEEIIKAIESENESYLIKFPGIGKKTARQIILDLKGKLTITDESELFNEVDKTLLDEALLAFEALGYSKREISKIEKELKKKQLSSVDEYVKQGLQLFVL; this is translated from the coding sequence ATGTACGCATATTTAAAAGGTGAAGTAACGACAGTACAACCGACGCATCTTGTGATAGAAGTAAGTGGGATAGGTTATGAATGCCTGACACCCAACCCGTATCGATTTAATCATCAGCTAAATCAGATGATTACGCTTCATACACAGCTAGTCGTAAGAGAAGATGCACAGCTACTCTATGGATTTAAAGATGAAGAAGAGAAAGCAATGTTCAATGCTTTGAATAAAGTAACAGGAATTGGTCCGAAATCAGCACTTGCAATATTAGCTACAAGTGCGCCAGAAGAAATTATTAAAGCAATTGAATCGGAAAATGAAAGTTATTTGATTAAATTTCCAGGAATAGGAAAGAAAACAGCGAGACAGATCATTCTAGATTTAAAAGGTAAATTGACGATTACGGATGAAAGTGAATTATTCAATGAAGTAGATAAAACACTGTTAGATGAGGCTTTACTTGCATTTGAAGCATTAGGATACTCAAAACGAGAAATTTCAAAGATTGAAAAAGAACTCAAGAAAAAACAGTTGAGCAGTGTGGATGAATATGTTAAGCAAGGATTACAGTTGTTTGTGTTATAA
- a CDS encoding ACT domain-containing protein has product MTTQKKFYLIREDVLPESVKKTLLIKDLLDKNPKLSIFDAVKQHDLSRSAYYKYKDTIFPVDEKTREKNLTIMVQVDDKVGLLSKILSFIALQNGSVLTIHQTIPIKEKTTITISLNATNIDMTINELIEAIGSIEYVNDVKLLGMSL; this is encoded by the coding sequence ATGACGACACAAAAGAAATTTTATTTAATACGTGAAGATGTGCTGCCTGAATCTGTAAAGAAGACATTATTGATTAAAGATCTACTCGATAAGAATCCTAAACTATCGATATTTGATGCCGTTAAACAACATGATTTATCACGCAGCGCTTATTACAAATATAAGGATACGATCTTTCCTGTTGATGAAAAGACGCGTGAAAAGAATTTAACGATTATGGTACAAGTTGATGATAAGGTCGGTCTATTAAGTAAGATATTATCCTTTATCGCTTTACAGAATGGATCAGTATTAACGATTCATCAGACCATTCCGATTAAAGAGAAGACGACCATTACGATTTCATTGAATGCCACAAATATTGATATGACGATTAATGAACTCATTGAAGCAATAGGTTCGATAGAGTATGTCAATGATGTAAAGCTCCTTGGAATGAGCTTATAG
- the obgE gene encoding GTPase ObgE, which produces MFIDQVKINLKAGDGGNGIVAYRREKYVPLGGPAGGDGGKGASIVFEVDEGLRTLLDFRFQRMFKAEQGENGQSSNMHGRGAKDLVLKVPPGTVIKNAETGEIIADLVTHEQRAVVARGGRGGRGNSRFASASNPAPDFCENGEPGEEVEVSLELKLLADVGLVGYPSVGKSTLLSIVSKAKPKIGAYHFTTIKPNLGVVQTKDQRSFVMADLPGLIEGASEGVGLGHQFLKHVERTRVIIHMIDMGRTDGRDPFEDYTTINRELKQYNEKLARRPQIIVANKMDMPNAEEYLQEFKSKLTEDVEIIELSAATYQNIDTLLYKTADLLDETKDIDYDLDEEAGAVHRVMYKHEKSVDHFEITRDDDGAYVVSGNSIERLFKMTDFTRDASVRRFARQMRTMGIDDALRERGAKNGDTVRILRGEFEFIE; this is translated from the coding sequence ATGTTTATAGATCAGGTAAAGATTAATTTAAAAGCAGGAGATGGAGGTAACGGAATCGTTGCTTACCGTCGTGAAAAATATGTTCCGCTCGGGGGACCAGCAGGTGGCGATGGCGGTAAAGGTGCTTCGATTGTGTTTGAAGTGGATGAAGGATTAAGAACATTACTTGATTTCAGATTTCAACGTATGTTTAAAGCTGAGCAAGGTGAAAATGGTCAATCGAGTAATATGCATGGTCGTGGGGCAAAGGATCTCGTATTAAAAGTTCCGCCTGGTACAGTCATCAAAAATGCAGAGACAGGTGAAATTATTGCAGACCTAGTAACGCATGAGCAGCGTGCAGTAGTTGCACGTGGTGGTCGTGGTGGTCGAGGAAATTCTCGTTTTGCTTCAGCAAGTAACCCGGCACCTGACTTCTGTGAGAATGGTGAACCTGGTGAGGAAGTAGAAGTTTCTCTTGAATTAAAGTTACTGGCGGATGTTGGACTCGTTGGATATCCAAGTGTAGGTAAATCCACTTTATTATCAATTGTCTCTAAAGCAAAGCCTAAGATTGGTGCATATCATTTTACTACGATTAAACCAAATCTCGGTGTTGTTCAGACGAAAGATCAACGTAGTTTTGTGATGGCCGATCTTCCAGGATTAATTGAAGGTGCATCAGAAGGAGTTGGACTTGGACATCAGTTCCTTAAACATGTTGAGCGTACACGAGTTATCATTCATATGATTGATATGGGGCGTACGGATGGTCGTGATCCGTTTGAGGATTATACAACGATAAACAGAGAATTAAAGCAATATAATGAAAAACTTGCACGTCGTCCGCAAATTATTGTGGCGAACAAGATGGATATGCCAAATGCCGAGGAGTATCTACAGGAATTTAAATCTAAACTGACAGAAGATGTTGAAATCATTGAACTGAGTGCAGCGACATATCAAAATATTGATACGTTGCTCTATAAAACCGCAGATCTATTAGATGAAACGAAAGATATCGATTACGATCTTGATGAAGAAGCAGGTGCGGTTCACCGTGTTATGTATAAACATGAGAAATCAGTGGATCATTTTGAAATTACACGCGATGACGACGGGGCATATGTCGTAAGTGGTAATTCAATAGAACGTCTGTTCAAGATGACAGACTTTACAAGAGATGCGTCAGTGCGACGTTTTGCTCGACAAATGCGTACGATGGGTATTGATGATGCATTGCGTGAACGTGGTGCAAAAAATGGAGATACGGTACGTATTCTGCGTGGTGAATTTGAATTTATTGAATAG
- a CDS encoding Spo0B domain-containing protein, giving the protein MDRRDIYYKMKHDFANQLQLIDIYTQLGQHEKRDRLIQSIVMSFKEEQQFLKLPLNQTIDRYIQYKIEQDKFDFAFEIDTLSSAIGLYDMRVSSIFNDVIADAGHRIEEKGLITISIFETDDTFELLFVLTGRIINETIHPAVTELNEELIEYKYEINKRGV; this is encoded by the coding sequence ATGGATCGCCGAGATATCTACTATAAGATGAAACATGATTTTGCAAACCAATTGCAGTTGATAGATATATATACACAGCTCGGACAGCATGAGAAAAGAGATAGACTTATTCAAAGCATTGTGATGTCGTTTAAAGAAGAGCAGCAATTTTTAAAGCTGCCATTAAACCAGACGATTGATCGTTACATACAATACAAAATAGAACAGGATAAATTTGATTTCGCATTTGAAATAGATACGCTATCCAGTGCAATTGGCTTATATGATATGCGTGTTTCATCAATATTTAATGACGTGATTGCAGATGCCGGTCATCGTATTGAAGAAAAGGGACTGATAACGATCAGTATCTTTGAAACTGACGATACATTTGAACTGCTGTTTGTCTTAACAGGAAGAATTATAAACGAAACGATACATCCGGCAGTAACTGAATTAAATGAAGAATTAATAGAATACAAATATGAAATAAATAAAAGAGGTGTCTAG
- the rpmA gene encoding 50S ribosomal protein L27 gives MLKLNLQFFASKKGVGSTRNGRDSESKRLGAKRADGQFVTGGSILYRQRGTKIFAGENVGRGGDDTLYAKIDGVVKFERFGRDKKKVSVYAEAK, from the coding sequence ATGTTAAAATTAAACTTACAATTCTTCGCATCGAAAAAAGGGGTAGGTTCTACACGTAACGGACGTGACTCTGAATCAAAACGTTTAGGTGCTAAACGTGCTGATGGTCAATTCGTAACTGGTGGTTCAATTTTATACCGTCAACGTGGTACTAAAATTTTCGCTGGTGAAAACGTTGGACGTGGTGGCGATGATACGCTTTACGCTAAAATCGACGGCGTTGTTAAATTCGAACGTTTCGGACGCGACAAAAAGAAAGTATCAGTATACGCTGAAGCGAAATAA